One Tachysurus vachellii isolate PV-2020 chromosome 8, HZAU_Pvac_v1, whole genome shotgun sequence genomic window carries:
- the LOC132850604 gene encoding gamma-glutamylaminecyclotransferase-like isoform X2, producing the protein MRKFIPTILILSFLLPATQMTHVFVYGTLKKGQPNYYRMMDTTKGKARFLGHARTVEKYPLVIAGKYNIPFLLNKPGEGQRVEGEIYSVDEPMLKFLDWFEGCPEMYQRTQVLLEVKEWVGEEEEAPKVGSTTEAFMYSTTTYKPEWLLYPTFDSYDAYGDHGLQYEPREARD; encoded by the exons ATGAGGAAGTTCATTCCTACAATTCTG ATTCTTAGCTTTCTGCTACCAGCTACACAGATGAcgcatgtttttgtgtatggCACTCTTAAAAAGGGCCAGCCTAACTACTACAGGATGATGGACACTACCAAAGGCAAGGCCAGGTTCCTTGGCCATGCTCGCACTGTTGAAAAATACCCCCTGGTGATAGCGGGCAAGTACAATATCCCATTCCTCCTCAACAAGCCTGGAGAAGGACAGCGTGTCGAAGGAGAAATCTACAGTGTGGATGAACCAATGCTGAAATTTCTTGACTGGTTTGAAGGCTGTCCAGAAATGTATCAGCGAACACAAGTCTTGCTTGAGGTTAAAGAATGGgttggagaggaagaggaagcacCTAAAGTGGGCAGTACCACCGAAGCCTTTATGTACAGTACGACCACTTACAAGCCTGAGTGGCTCCTGTATCCAACCTTTGACAGCTATGATGCATATGGGGATCACGGTCTGCAATATGAGCCTCGAGAAGCCAGAGACTGA
- the LOC132850604 gene encoding gamma-glutamylaminecyclotransferase B-like isoform X3: MRKFIPTILGQPNYYRMMDTTKGKARFLGHARTVEKYPLVIAGKYNIPFLLNKPGEGQRVEGEIYSVDEPMLKFLDWFEGCPEMYQRTQVLLEVKEWVGEEEEAPKVGSTTEAFMYSTTTYKPEWLLYPTFDSYDAYGDHGLQYEPREARD, from the exons ATGAGGAAGTTCATTCCTACAATTCTG GGCCAGCCTAACTACTACAGGATGATGGACACTACCAAAGGCAAGGCCAGGTTCCTTGGCCATGCTCGCACTGTTGAAAAATACCCCCTGGTGATAGCGGGCAAGTACAATATCCCATTCCTCCTCAACAAGCCTGGAGAAGGACAGCGTGTCGAAGGAGAAATCTACAGTGTGGATGAACCAATGCTGAAATTTCTTGACTGGTTTGAAGGCTGTCCAGAAATGTATCAGCGAACACAAGTCTTGCTTGAGGTTAAAGAATGGgttggagaggaagaggaagcacCTAAAGTGGGCAGTACCACCGAAGCCTTTATGTACAGTACGACCACTTACAAGCCTGAGTGGCTCCTGTATCCAACCTTTGACAGCTATGATGCATATGGGGATCACGGTCTGCAATATGAGCCTCGAGAAGCCAGAGACTGA
- the LOC132850604 gene encoding gamma-glutamylaminecyclotransferase-like isoform X1, producing the protein MRKFIPTILQILSFLLPATQMTHVFVYGTLKKGQPNYYRMMDTTKGKARFLGHARTVEKYPLVIAGKYNIPFLLNKPGEGQRVEGEIYSVDEPMLKFLDWFEGCPEMYQRTQVLLEVKEWVGEEEEAPKVGSTTEAFMYSTTTYKPEWLLYPTFDSYDAYGDHGLQYEPREARD; encoded by the exons ATGAGGAAGTTCATTCCTACAATTCTG CAGATTCTTAGCTTTCTGCTACCAGCTACACAGATGAcgcatgtttttgtgtatggCACTCTTAAAAAGGGCCAGCCTAACTACTACAGGATGATGGACACTACCAAAGGCAAGGCCAGGTTCCTTGGCCATGCTCGCACTGTTGAAAAATACCCCCTGGTGATAGCGGGCAAGTACAATATCCCATTCCTCCTCAACAAGCCTGGAGAAGGACAGCGTGTCGAAGGAGAAATCTACAGTGTGGATGAACCAATGCTGAAATTTCTTGACTGGTTTGAAGGCTGTCCAGAAATGTATCAGCGAACACAAGTCTTGCTTGAGGTTAAAGAATGGgttggagaggaagaggaagcacCTAAAGTGGGCAGTACCACCGAAGCCTTTATGTACAGTACGACCACTTACAAGCCTGAGTGGCTCCTGTATCCAACCTTTGACAGCTATGATGCATATGGGGATCACGGTCTGCAATATGAGCCTCGAGAAGCCAGAGACTGA